A part of Onthophagus taurus isolate NC chromosome 7, IU_Otau_3.0, whole genome shotgun sequence genomic DNA contains:
- the LOC111424058 gene encoding sulfide:quinone oxidoreductase, mitochondrial-like, protein MFNTNSGIRFFSLYYGLLGNYSCKVLMVGGGTGGCCLASKLTRIIKKPQLILLEPSPDHFYQGWFTLCGAGIKRMKDTSKPTAEVLPKNVIWIQDEVTEFLPDKNAVVTCKGDEIEYDILVIAVGLKLCFDKIKGLTDALEHYYNVGSIYSKHYAEKTYHALEKFRGGNLIFTFPHGLIKCAGAPLKICLLMEDILRIKGLRNKANIFYNTPFPKIFAVKHYEGTLVNICKKREINVNVLTKLIEVRPERNEAVFTHVRTNAPFIQRYSILHVTPPMQPPDAITTCKSLVNKFGYVEVDKYTMQHVRYPNIFAFGDCSNTPNAKTAAACAAQAPIVYKNIQSVLSGQKCKARYNGYASCPIVTGVGKCVLAEFDYSFCPLETFPFSQNCESKIMYFMKKEVIPFLYWNVMLKGFWNGPHFIRKLLHLGFSD, encoded by the exons atgtttAATACAAATTCTGGCATAAGATTTTTCTCATTATACTACGGCTTATTAGGTAATTACAG TTGCAAAGTGTTGATGGTAGGAGGTGGGACTGGAGGATGTTGTTTGGCTTCTAAATTAACccgaattataaaaaaacctCAATTGATCCTCTTAGAACCATCGCCCGACCATTTTTACCAAGGATGGTTCACATTATGTGGCGCAGGCATAAAACGAATGAAAGATACATCAAAACCGACTGCTGAAGTTTTACCAAAAAACGTAATATGGATACAAGATGAAGTCACTGAATTCCTTCCGGATAAAAACGCCGTTGTAACATGTAAAGGAGATGAAATAGAATACGATATTTTAGTTATAGCGGTGGGATTGAAGTTGTGTTTCGATAAg aTAAAAGGTCTCACTGATGCTTTAGAACATTATTATAACGTTGGTTCAATTTATTCGAAACATTACGCAGAGAAAACTTATCACGCTTTAGAAAAATTTAGAGgaggaaatttaatatttacgtTTCCTCATGGATTGATAAAATGTGCTGGAGCTCCCCttaaaatatgtttacttATGGAGGATATTTTAAGAATA aAAGGTTTACGGAATaaagcaaatattttttataatacaccATTTCCTAAAATATTCGCCGTAAAACACTACGAAGGAACTCTAGTAaacatttgtaaaaaaagaGAGATCAACGTAAatgtgttaacaaaattaattgaagtgAGGCCAGAAAGAAATGAAGCAGTTTTTACACACGTCAGAACTAACGCTCCATTCATTCAAAGg TATTCAATTTTACATGTTACGCCGCCAATGCAACCACCAGATGCAATAACAACATGTAAATCGTTGGTAAATAAGTTTGGTTATGTCGAAGTGGATAAATACACAATGCAACATGTTCGGTATCCtaatatttttgcttttgGAGATTGTTCAAACACACCTAATGCGAAAACAGCAGCAGCATGCG ctGCTCAAGCACCTATCGTGTACAAAAACATTCAATCCGTTTTGAGCGGACAAAAATGTAAAGCACGATACAATGGTTATGCTTCCTGTCCAATAGTTACTGGTGTAGGAAAATGTGTCTTAGCAGAATTCGATTACAGTTTTTGTCCTTTAGAAACTTTCCCGTTCTCACAAAATTGCGAGTCAAAAATTATGTACTTTATGAAAAAGGAAGTGATACCATTTTTGTATTGGAATGTCATGTTGAAAGGATTTTGGAATGGACCTCATTTTATACGTAAACTTCTTCATTTAGGATttagtgattaa